Part of the Sporosarcina sp. FSL K6-2383 genome is shown below.
GTTTGCTAATTATTTGGTGGCACAAGGCTATGACCGTGCTATCAATTTTGACGGTGGTGGTTCAACTGCTATGGGCATAAGAAATTATGGTAGCAATACTGTGGTATTGGCAAACCGTACTACAGCAGCAGAACGAAGGGTGTCTTCTATTATTGAAGCAATCAGTACAGCACCAGTTAGTGATCCAGCACATTTGAATGTATCGCGTAACCAGGTAGGTACGATGTTGACTGGTGCCACAACTTCTTTAACTGTCAATTATGTGCTCGATACGCACTATAATCCTTTAACAGTAGACACCAGCCAACTAGTAATTACTTCGGAGAAAGGTAATCTATCTGCTACTGGATTATCCTATAGTGCACTGAATGCGGGTGAGGATCGCGTGACTGTGCAATACGGAAATGCGAAACAATCCTTCCCAGTGACAATCGTTAACGAACCAGCGAAGTTGACGATTTCACCGTCTACAACAAAGGTGAAGCCTGGATCTTCAGTCGCATTTAAAGCGAATGCAACGGATGCACAAGGGAAACCAATTATTTACTCACCAGAACAAGCGAAGTGGAGTGTCACAGGTGATATTGGTACAATCACACAGTCTGGTAGCTTCCAAGCAGTCAATAAAGCTGGGCAAGGAACGGTGACAGTGACAATAGGAACAAAAACAGCTAGTATTCCTATCTCGTTAACGGATGGAACACCTGCGTTTACAGATATTCCCGCGAATTATGCCTATTATACAGAGATTAGTTATTTGAAGGATCTCGGCTATATTCGAGGAGATTTGGATGGTAAATTCAATCCAGGCAACACGTTGTCCCGTGAACATGCGGCAGTCATTTTGAGTCGAGTATTTAATCTGAATACAGTAGCAACAAGCGAACAGAAGTTTACAGATGTTCCGGCAACGCATCGCTATGTCAATGAAATCAATGCGATTGCAAATGCTAATTTAGTAGGCGGTAAAGGGGACGGAACATTCGATCCAGCCGGCGAATTGACACGTGCGCAAATGGCAGCAATTCTTGTCAAAGCGTATAATCTATCAGGTGAATCTGCGAAGAAATTTAAGGATGTCCCAGCAGGTCATTGGGCGTATAAGCAAGTTCATATTTTAGCGAATTACGGTATTACGACAGGTAACGAAAAGGGTAATTTCGAACCGAATAAGCCTGTCAATCGCGCACAATTTAGTGCATTCTTGTATCGTAGTATTAATCAGTAATATAGATGGAACCCTTCATTCGTGAGGGTTCCATTTTCATGTGGATGCACTGGTATGATATAATGGGAACATCATGCAGTAAAGGAAGTTGGCCAATGAAAATCGGTATTGTCGGCAATTATGGGAATGATAATAACGGAGATGAAGCGATTTTGCTAAGTATCGTTAAGCAGGTCACATCGACGTTCAATATAAGTAGTGAACAGCTCACTGTCTTTAGTAATAATCCTGAGCAAACGGCAAAACGCTATGGAGTCAGTAGTTTTCCTCTTTATTATAAAAATGGTAATGCGGTTAAAACATTTTTCAAAACGTACCGTCTCAATAAGGAAATCGTGAAGACATTCGATTTACTAATTATTGGCGGCGGTGGTATTTTAATGGACTTGTATCGAAGGGAAGCTCCGTTGTACGGTTCGTATGCCATGATGGCTAAAAATTCGAATACGCCTTATGTCATTTATGGGTGTGGAGCAGGGCCGCTATTATCTGGGTTGGGCAAATGGTTCATCCGTTATATGTGTAAGCACGCGGAAAGTATTTCGGTGCGTGATCCTGAATCGGCAGACTTGTTGCAAGCGATTGGTGTGAAGGAGCAAGTGCAGATCATTGGGGATCCGGCATTTTCACTACGGAAAGTCGTGCAGGACAAAGCAGCTGCTCCGACGAAAATTGGAATTACAGCCGTTCCTTATTATAATGCAGGCTATTGGCCAGAAGGAAATGCTACGATCTATAACGATTACGTTGAAGGTATGGCAAAAAACTTGGACAAGCTTGCGGCGCAACATGATGTCGAACTGACATTTTTTGCGACAAAGTTTCCTCAAGATGCAGATGTGACAAAGGATATTGTGAAAAAAATGATCTACCAAGATAAGACAACAATAATTGACGATAATCTCCTACCGAATATGATTCTTGATATAACGGCACAGCAAGATGTGGTAATCGGCACCAGGTTACATTCACTAATCTTGGCAACCTGTACGGAAACGCCAATTATGGCGATTTCGTATCATCATAAAGTGAGTGACTTCATGAAGCTTGCGAATTTAGAAAAGTATGCATTCCCTATTGGAGATATCCATCATCACCCTACGTTATTCCTGGATGCGTTCAGCGAAATGAAACAAAATTGGCAAGCTACGATTTCAGATACGAAAAGCCTATCTAGTCAGCTATATGAGGAGTCCATGAAGGGAACAAAACAGTTTGTAGATGCAATTAAACATAAATAATGATAAAAAATCCGTCAAAGTGAACGCCACTTTGACGGATTTTTTATAGAATAGAAGTATTTGTTAGGTGCGAAAGATCCACTCTACTGTACTTATGGGGAGCATTTGAAGGACTTAGAAGGAGGCGTTTCTTGAACTGATAGGGCAGTATTTTGAAATCTATTGTATATGTGAAGAGCTATTGACAAATAAATATCTTTGTTGTTATAGTATGTGTAACCGGTTACACATCGGATTGAAAGGGTGTACTAGTTGGCGAATATTCGAGATGTAGCGAAGAAGGCGGGCGTATCTGTCGCGACGATTTCGCGTTATTTGAACAAAAAAGGTTATGTCAGTAAAGAGGCCAAAGAAGTCATTGAGCAAGCTATTAAGGATTTAGATTATAAACCAAATCAAGTGGCGCGGTCTTTGAGCACGAAGCAAACGAAGTTCATTGGCTTAATTGTGCCTGATATTATGAATCCGTTCTTCCCGGAGCTTGCCCGTGCAGTAGAAGATGTGGCATTGATGTATGGCTATACAGTTATACTGTGCAATTCCGATAGAAAGGCCGAAAAAGAAATTCATTATATTGAAACATTGAAGCAGAAATATGTGGCGGGTTTTATTGTCACGACCAACCAATTGCATGCGAGCCACTATCAGAACTTGGAGCTACCGATTGTTGCATTGGACCGTACGATTCATGCAGCTATTCCTACAGTGTCATCGAATAATAAAGAAGGTGCACAAATGGGAACAACCTATTTGCTGGAACAGGGTTGTCGAAATATCGTTTGTTTGCGCGGACCCGAAGGACTTGGACCGGCAGATGATCGGCTAGCTGGCTTTCTAGAGGCAGTTAAAGAGAAAAATATAACAACTCATATTATAGAATGTCCTTTCCATTTTGAGCAGTCGGAAAAGATTGCTCAAAAGTTTCTGTCAGATATACAAGGGATTGATGGTATTTTTGCAAGTAGTGATGTGTCGGCAGCAGGTGTATTGAAGGCGGCGCATACATTAGGAATGAAGGTGCCTGATGATTTGCAAATTGTCGGTTTTGATGGTATTACACTTGGCGGTATGTTGACGCCGGGGTTAACGACAGTAGCGCAGGATATTTATAAGATGGGTACACTTGCGACACGGATGCTTATTAAGTCAATAGAAGGTCTTGAGCTGGAGCATAAAGAAATTCAAGTGCCAGTTAGACTGGTTATTCGCGGGACAACGAGGAGTGAAGAAGGATGATTACAGTTATTGGTAGCATCAATATGGACTTAGTTGTCCAGACGGATGATTTTCCAAAACAAGGTGAAACGGTTTTAGGTCAATTATTTACGACTGTACCGGGCGGCAAAGGTGCTAATCAGGCAGTAGCTGCGGCCCGTCTTGGTGGGCAAGTGCAAATGGTAGCGAGTGTGGGCAATGATAGTTTTGGCTTGGAGCTCCTTGAAAATCTACAAGCAAACGCTGTCGACATTTCAGGAGTTCGACAAAGTTCAGAAGTAGCTTCTGGCATTGCGAATATTTTACTGTCAGATGGAGATAACCGCATCATCGTCGTATCGGGTGCTAATTTTGAAGTAACACCTTCTTATATCGATGAAATGCAAGAAAGTATACGTAAAAGTAAGCTAGTAATCTTACAACTAGAAATTCCGATTCCAACGATTTTACACACGTTGGAACTATGCTCAACTTTAAACATTCCCGTGTTGTTAAATCCAGCACCCGCGGGTGGCTACGATAAAAAATTCATGCGTTATACAACGTATTTGACACCCAATGAAACAGAATGTGAGCAGATTTTTGGGATGGATATGGAATCGGCGTTAGAAAGCCATCCGAATAAATTGATCGTGACACTAGGCAGTGCAGGCGCCCGTTATTATGATGGTGATCGACACATCATTGTTGAAGGATTTAAGACGGAGGTTGTCGATACGACAGGAGCGGGCGATACATTTAACGGTGCATTTGCCTTTGCGATTGTTGAAGGCTATGCATTGAAGGAAGCGGTTCAATTTGCGAATGCAGCTGCATCATTATCTGTTGAAAAATTCGGGGCGCAAGGCGGTATGCCAACACGTACAGATGTGGAAGCCAGACTTGGAAGTGACCAACGATGAAAAAACAAGGGATTTTGAACCGCGAACTGGCAGCGGCTTTTGCCAAGCTGGGTCATACAGATCAGATCACCATTGCAGATTGCGGATTACCTATTCCGGATGGTGTTCGTTGTATAGATCTGTCTTATATCATTGGCAAGCCATCTTTCATTGAAATCCTAGAAGCTGTTTTGGATGATGTTGAAGTAGAATATGCTTTTATTGCAAGTGAAATGGTGAGTGCGAATGCGGAGATCTTTAACAAAGTACATCATAAGATTCCACAAATCGCTGAATTGCCACATGAAGACTTTAAGCAACTAACAAGGAGTTCAAAAGTCATTATCCGTACAGGCGAGGCAACACCTTACGCGAATATTATTTTGCAGTCTGGCGTTATATTTTAAACGGAAGGTGGGTGAACAAACATGATTGAAATGACCGGAATTTCAAAGGCTTTTGATGGCAATAAAGTCCTGAATAATGTTGAGTTTTCTATAAAAAAAGGTGAAATTCACGCACTCATGGGTGAAAATGGTGCTGGGAAATCGACGTTGATGAAAATCTTGACTGGTATTTATGCGCGAGACGCAGGTGAAGTAAAGGTAAAGGGCAAGCTGGTCGATTTTAAAAATCCAAAGGAAGCAGAACGTGCTGGGATTGCGGTTATTCACCAAGAGCTTAATATTTTACCGGATTTGACTGTGACGGAAAACCTGTTCCTTGGTAATGAAAAGACGTTCGGGAAAAGTGGGATTTTAAAGACGGGGAAAATGAATCGAGAAGCCAAAAAGGTTTTATTGGAGCTTGGATTGGATGTCGATGTGAAATCGGTTGCTCGCGATCTTTCAGTTGGAAAGCAGCAAATCATTGAAATTGCGAAAGCGATGTCATCCAATGCAGAAGTGATTATTATGGATGAGCCGACAGCGGCACTCACTGATCGAGAAATTGAGTCACTGTTTGAAACGATTAAAGCATTACAGGAAACGGGCGTTTCTTTCGTTTATATTTCACATCGTATGGAAGAAATTTTTGCGATTTGTGATCGAATTACTATTTTACGGGATGGCAATTATGTCGGCGTTAAAGAGATTAAAGAAACATCCTTCGATGAAATCGTACAGATGATGGTTGGG
Proteins encoded:
- a CDS encoding S-layer homology domain-containing protein — translated: MIWTAPGNTFAKETPVKSYPVSSGVTYSQYANSTTNYINHLSVNLGDPYTKLAVGLPAPITKTSTTTAQANRDSRDGNRVVGAVNASFFDMKSGLPMYLISQGNNIVNGGVISKSSSYYVSQPIAFGVTKDGLAEIDTYKLGIHVGYKGQNYQITGLNRERQNDETIIFTPQYNSKNTNSNEFGIEVVIDTGQPITNTQYGQQLTGKVVKVRDYGSKEKLEIPSTGFVLSVHGAKGLERFKGMNVGDDVSLSLSIDDKWMDSQFMLASGPMLVKDGQRNITMNTSNWRASTPTARTAIAISKDKKQVHLVTVDNVKGYSKGMTLTQFANYLVAQGYDRAINFDGGGSTAMGIRNYGSNTVVLANRTTAAERRVSSIIEAISTAPVSDPAHLNVSRNQVGTMLTGATTSLTVNYVLDTHYNPLTVDTSQLVITSEKGNLSATGLSYSALNAGEDRVTVQYGNAKQSFPVTIVNEPAKLTISPSTTKVKPGSSVAFKANATDAQGKPIIYSPEQAKWSVTGDIGTITQSGSFQAVNKAGQGTVTVTIGTKTASIPISLTDGTPAFTDIPANYAYYTEISYLKDLGYIRGDLDGKFNPGNTLSREHAAVILSRVFNLNTVATSEQKFTDVPATHRYVNEINAIANANLVGGKGDGTFDPAGELTRAQMAAILVKAYNLSGESAKKFKDVPAGHWAYKQVHILANYGITTGNEKGNFEPNKPVNRAQFSAFLYRSINQ
- the rbsD gene encoding D-ribose pyranase, with product MKKQGILNRELAAAFAKLGHTDQITIADCGLPIPDGVRCIDLSYIIGKPSFIEILEAVLDDVEVEYAFIASEMVSANAEIFNKVHHKIPQIAELPHEDFKQLTRSSKVIIRTGEATPYANIILQSGVIF
- a CDS encoding polysaccharide pyruvyl transferase family protein, yielding MKIGIVGNYGNDNNGDEAILLSIVKQVTSTFNISSEQLTVFSNNPEQTAKRYGVSSFPLYYKNGNAVKTFFKTYRLNKEIVKTFDLLIIGGGGILMDLYRREAPLYGSYAMMAKNSNTPYVIYGCGAGPLLSGLGKWFIRYMCKHAESISVRDPESADLLQAIGVKEQVQIIGDPAFSLRKVVQDKAAAPTKIGITAVPYYNAGYWPEGNATIYNDYVEGMAKNLDKLAAQHDVELTFFATKFPQDADVTKDIVKKMIYQDKTTIIDDNLLPNMILDITAQQDVVIGTRLHSLILATCTETPIMAISYHHKVSDFMKLANLEKYAFPIGDIHHHPTLFLDAFSEMKQNWQATISDTKSLSSQLYEESMKGTKQFVDAIKHK
- the rbsK gene encoding ribokinase; the protein is MITVIGSINMDLVVQTDDFPKQGETVLGQLFTTVPGGKGANQAVAAARLGGQVQMVASVGNDSFGLELLENLQANAVDISGVRQSSEVASGIANILLSDGDNRIIVVSGANFEVTPSYIDEMQESIRKSKLVILQLEIPIPTILHTLELCSTLNIPVLLNPAPAGGYDKKFMRYTTYLTPNETECEQIFGMDMESALESHPNKLIVTLGSAGARYYDGDRHIIVEGFKTEVVDTTGAGDTFNGAFAFAIVEGYALKEAVQFANAAASLSVEKFGAQGGMPTRTDVEARLGSDQR
- a CDS encoding LacI family DNA-binding transcriptional regulator produces the protein MANIRDVAKKAGVSVATISRYLNKKGYVSKEAKEVIEQAIKDLDYKPNQVARSLSTKQTKFIGLIVPDIMNPFFPELARAVEDVALMYGYTVILCNSDRKAEKEIHYIETLKQKYVAGFIVTTNQLHASHYQNLELPIVALDRTIHAAIPTVSSNNKEGAQMGTTYLLEQGCRNIVCLRGPEGLGPADDRLAGFLEAVKEKNITTHIIECPFHFEQSEKIAQKFLSDIQGIDGIFASSDVSAAGVLKAAHTLGMKVPDDLQIVGFDGITLGGMLTPGLTTVAQDIYKMGTLATRMLIKSIEGLELEHKEIQVPVRLVIRGTTRSEEG